A region of the candidate division KSB1 bacterium genome:
TGGTTTTATCCGGCAGATGCCGGTGCGGCTCACCATTCTTGAATTTTTGTTTTAAATCAGCAGCGGTTTCCAGAGCGATTTCGATTTCTTCGTCTGTCCAATCCTGTGTTGAGATGTAATCTTTGCCTTTGAGTGTTTGGTTCATTGAAAAATCCTTAAACAAGTTTCCGCTTACTGGTAGTTCCTGGTTAATTTGGTTAGAAATTCCTGACAAACTCGGCATAAAAAGCAACGGCTTTGTGAAGATGCTCAACGGGAATTCGCTCATTCGGTGCATGTGCATAAATTTCATTGCCTGGGCCAAAACCAAGGGTCGGGATGCCGTATAATCCCATGATGCCCACGCCATTCGTTGAGAAAGTCCACTTGTCGACTTTAGGATCTTTTTCAAAAAGATTCCTGTAACTTTTGACACCGGTTTGCAATGCCGGATGGCCTTCTTCCAAGACCCAGGTGGGAAAATACGATTGCATGCCATAATCCAACCCGGTGTAACTCGGAACGGTGTATTCCGGCACCCAGGCTTTGGCCTCGTCTTTTTTGAAAGAAGGTAAGCTTCGTATCTCTTCCAAAGCTGACTCAATGGTTTCGCCGGCAGTCAAGCGCCTGTCGAGGTGAATTGTACTGGAGTCAGCAACGGCACAAAAAGATGGTGCCGTGGAACGCACGTCCGTCACAGTGATACTACCTTTTCCTAAAAACGCATCGTCTTTTAACCGTGTGTGCAGCTCTTCTATTTCTTTGATGACCCCTGCCATTTTATAAATCGCGTTCACCCCACGCTCCGGCGCAGAGCCGTGACTCGAAATGCCGTCGACCTGAACTTTCATTTCCAAACGCCCGCGATGACCGCGGTAGATATTGAGATTTGTCGGTTCCGTGATAAGAACTGCGTCTGGTTTCATTTTTTCTTCTTCAACAATATATTTCCAGCACAAACCCTCACAATCTTCCTCCATAATAGAAGCGACAACCCAAAGGGTTAAATCTTCCGGCATGCCAACTTCTTTTAAAACTTTTCCGGCATAAACGGCGCTAGTCAATCCGCCTTTTTGGTCGCAAGAGCCGCGGCCGTACATCTCGCCGTCGATGATTTCACCCCCTGTCGGATCGACTTCCCAATTATCGAGATTGCCAATATCGACCACGTCGCAGTGGCCATCAATCACCAATGTTCTTGGGCCGTTCCCAAGTCGCCCATAGAGGTTTCCCAGTTTGTCGACTTTGACTTCATCATAACCAATTGCTTCCATTTCTTGCTTAATCCGGGCAATTACTTCGCCTTCTTTGCCACTGCCGTGTGGGAACTTCACTACATCCTTTAAGAACTCTACCAAATTCGGTTCGATGAACTTCGCGTGTTTCAGAACTTCATTCATTTAAACATTTCTCCGTGGTTTTGTATATTTGTAATTTTAAACAACTCCTGCTTTTTCGTTAAACTCAGAAATTAATTCATCAATCTCGTTAACTTGTCCTTGCACCGAAGTCCAGTACTCGGGATAGTCGTACCACTGGGCATTGAGCTCCTCGACTTCCTTTCCCTGTTGTTCAATCCAGGTGAAGTACTTCAAGTTGTGTACGCGTTTGCGTTCCGGATAAGTCAACTCCAACATAAAATCAGTTGTAATGCCCATCAGGTAACGGTGGTAATCGCGAATCGCGTCGTCACGAGTGTAGTCGCCAAATTGTGTGCGCAGTTCTGCTAACCTGCTCTGGTAAAGCTCCATTGAATCCGTGAAAATTGTGAAAACAACATCCCGCTCGGTCAATTCATAATATTT
Encoded here:
- a CDS encoding YgeY family selenium metabolism-linked hydrolase, with product MNEVLKHAKFIEPNLVEFLKDVVKFPHGSGKEGEVIARIKQEMEAIGYDEVKVDKLGNLYGRLGNGPRTLVIDGHCDVVDIGNLDNWEVDPTGGEIIDGEMYGRGSCDQKGGLTSAVYAGKVLKEVGMPEDLTLWVVASIMEEDCEGLCWKYIVEEEKMKPDAVLITEPTNLNIYRGHRGRLEMKVQVDGISSHGSAPERGVNAIYKMAGVIKEIEELHTRLKDDAFLGKGSITVTDVRSTAPSFCAVADSSTIHLDRRLTAGETIESALEEIRSLPSFKKDEAKAWVPEYTVPSYTGLDYGMQSYFPTWVLEEGHPALQTGVKSYRNLFEKDPKVDKWTFSTNGVGIMGLYGIPTLGFGPGNEIYAHAPNERIPVEHLHKAVAFYAEFVRNF